One region of Glycine max cultivar Williams 82 chromosome 9, Glycine_max_v4.0, whole genome shotgun sequence genomic DNA includes:
- the LOC100803232 gene encoding uncharacterized protein isoform X2, with the protein MATSTKFDISSSSPDRPLYSGQRGSHIVPSLDRSGSFRESMESPILSSLPSMSRSNSSATQGDVVSFFNCVRFNLKLVAPEHKSNRQIDYKRLVGAAFGISPDESPSSSAKGKQLSSPVPEDIKRLRDSLHTSFRRARDRAKMFSEALSRFNKDFQNITSKKRSRAETFSNERSSFALNDRPVLGTSTGKVGVQGHAVTGGFEHDQPKLEERTKNVPNKRTRTSLVDVRMDIRTNSLVRPSGTVDRDKEIRIANSVVIQGEERTLPIGGDGWEKSKMKKKRSGIKPDGPPNIALTKPVNLFLETKHGMQQRLSTDARSKLSNDSHSFRSANGTVGAVKSDGVSQQSGLGIRVSTPRSDLENNSAVNDRRDRPVNSDKERVNFRAVNKATVRDEYNSASPNSSAKMNTTIRAPRTGSGVAPKLSPGVHRASVPNDCEPSQCMTKPPASVGTNNRKRVASARSSSPPVVHWQRPQKSSRTARRTNFVPIVSSNDDSPALDSVSDVTDNDLGLGFVRRLAGNSPQQIKLKGDSLTSATLSESEESGVAEIKPKEKGRKPEEIDQQAGKNVQKVFNLVLPTRKNKLVSGEEHGDGVQRQGRTGRNFPAARSPTPVTSEKLGNIGTVKQLRSSRLGLEKSERAGRPPTRKLSDRKAYARQKHSAISASADFLVGSEDGHEELLAAVKGVINSARAFSSQFWRQIEPFFGLINEEDIGYWKQKINLESSGLMPSPVPSYIDDCKAVANGFGLTGSERDFEPGDQMGAAIVAEQLQLAKGDSNGISLCQRLISALISEECSSESEDIMFDACDTESEADGDLDHHSQSNSHLAFHSPYNGYRITRKSGHDETESDIVDIPSTRLNSSQNMPTLICSELQYATLGMNEKLLLELQSIGISPESVPEILQTDDEGICEDITWLEEHCQGQISNRKCLLDRLLKSASVTKELQEKDFEQNALDKLVMMAYEKYMASRGPSSSGGKNASNKIAKQAALGFVKRTLERCQQFEDTGKSCFNEPLYKDMFLAASSQLSIVRQLDGIEAESTKPCASFSLEARTASMGSQQNPSQFSQNMKNHDLDSSDILPAINGSSEQTSGKEDLWSNKVKKRELSLDDVGGSIGSSSAPSGIGSSLSNSTKGKRSERDRDGKGQSREVLSRNGTTKVGRPAISSAKGQRKLKTKPKQKATKHSVSVNGLLGKLSEQPKTALPSVSKSNEMSTNRTPKEKDEFGMGEFDDHEPIDLSNLQLPGMDVLGVPGDLDDQGADLGSWLNIEDDGLQDHDDFMGLEIPMDDLSDLNMMV; encoded by the exons ATGGCAACATCCACCAAGTTTGATATATCTTCTAGCAGCCCAGATAGACCATTGTACTCTGGGCAGCGTGGATCCCACATAGTTCCTTCATTAGATAGATCAGGTAGCTTCCGTGAAAGCATGGAAAGTCCAATTTTGTCTTCTCTTCCAAGCATGTCAAGAAGCAATTCTTCAGCAACACAAGGGGATGTGGTGAGCTTCTTCAATTGTGTTCGTTTTAATCTAAAGTTGGTGGCTCCAGAGCATAAGTCTAATCGTCAAATAGATTATAAACGACTTGTCGGTGCTGCTTTTGGAATTTCTCCTGATGAATCTCCATCTAGTTCTGCCAAAGGCAAGCAACTATCATCCCCAGTACCAGAAGATATCAAACGACTCAGGGATAGTTTACACACAAGTTTTAGGAGGGCAAG GGATCGTGCTAAAATGTTTAGTGAAGCATTGTCTAGATTCAACAAAGATTTCCAAAATATAACTTCAAAGAAAAGGTCTCGAGCTGAAACTTTTTCTAATGAACGTTCTAGTTTCGCGTTAAATGATCGACCAGTCTTGGGAACAAGTACAGGTAAGGTTGGAGTTCAAGGTCATGCAGTCACAGGTGGTTTTGAACATGACCAACCAAAGTTGGAAGAAAGAACCAAAAATGTTCCTAACAAGCGCACTCGAACTTCTTTGGTTGATGTAAGG ATGGATATACGGACTAATTCTCTTGTCAGGCCATCTGGGACTGTAGATAGAGATAAAGAAATACGGATTGCCAATAGTGTTGTAATTCAGGGTGAGGAACGAACTTTACCAATTGGAGGTGATGGGTGGGAAAAGtcaaaaatgaagaagaagcgTTCTGGCATCAAACCAGACGGGCCTCCAAATATAGCATTGACAAAACCTGTTAACCTTTTCCTGGAAACTAAACATGGAATGCAACAAAGACTATCCACTGATGCTCGATCAAAATTGAGTAATGATTCTCATTCTTTCAG GTCGGCTAATGGAACTGTTGGAGCTGTAAAATCAGATGGTGTCTCTCAACAATCAGGGTTGGGCATACGTGTCTCTACCCCAAGAAGTGACCTAGAAAATAATTCTGCTGTCAATGATAGGCGGGATCGTCCTGTTAATTCAGACAAGGAAAGGGTGAATTTCAGAGCTGTTAATAA GGCAACTGTTCGCGATGAATATAACTCAGCGAGCCCTAATTCAAGTGCAAAAATGAATACAACTATTCGGGCGCCACGAACTGGTTCAGGAGTTGCCCCAAAGTTGTCACCTGGTGTCCATAGAGCATCTGTTCCGAATGATTGTGAGCCCTCGCAATGTATGACCAAGCCCCCTGCCAGTGTTGGCACTAACAATCGCAAGCGTGTGGCATCCGCACGATCATCTTCCCCACCTGTTGTCCACTGGCAGAGGCCACAAAAGAGCTCCCGTACTGCCAGAAGAACCAATTTTGTGCCCATTGTATCAAGTAATGATGACTCCCCTGCTTTAGATTCTGTATCTGATGTGACTGATAATGATCTTGGGTTGGGATTTGTCAGACGTTTGGCTGGCAATTCTCCTcagcaaattaaattaaaaggtgATTCTTTAACTTCAGCTACCTTATCTGAAAGTGAAGAGTCAGGGGTGGCTGAGATTAAACCAAAAGAGAAGGGAAGGAAACCAGAGGAGATAGATCAGCAAGCTGGAAAAAATGTTCAAAAGGTTTTTAACTTGGTCCTtccaacaagaaaaaataagcTTGTCTCTGGGGAAGAACATGGTGATGGTGTTCAAAGGCAAGGTAGGACAGGACGCAATTTTCCTGCTGCAAGGTCACCAACGCCAGTGACATCTGAGAAGCTTGGAAATATAGGGACTGTAAAGCAGCTTAGAAGTTCAAGACTGGGACTTGAGAAGAGTGAAAG GGCAGGTCGTCCACCAACCAGGAAACTTTCTGATCGTAAGGCATATGCACGCCAGAAACATTCAGCAATTAGTGCATCAGCAGATTTTCTTG TTGGGTCAGAAGATGGACATGAAGAATTATTGGCTGCTGTAAAGGGTGTTATCAACTCTG CTCGTGCTTTTTCCAGCCAATTCTGGAGGCAGATAGAGCCTTTCTTTGGTTTGATAAATGAGGAGGATATTGGTTACTGGAAACAGAAG ATAAATCTTGAATCAAGTGGATTGATGCCAAGTCCAGTTCCTTCATATATAGATGATTGTAAAGCTGTTGCTAATGGGTTTGGGTTAACTGGCTCTGAAAGAGATTTTGAACCTGGTGATCAAATGGGTGCTGCAATTGTAGCAGAACAGTTACAACTAGCTAAAGGAGATTCTAATGGAATTTCCCTCTGTCAAAGGCTAATATCTGCTTTGATTTCAGAGGAGTGTAGCAGTGAAAGTGAAGATATCATGTTTGATGCATGTGATACTGAATCTGAGGCAGATGGAGACTTGGATCACCATTCTCAATCTAATTCTCATCTTGCTTTTCATTCTCCTTATAACGGTTATAGGATAACTAGGAAGTCAGGACATGATGAGACTGAAAGTGATATAGTTGATATCCCATCAACTAGGTTAAATTCAAGCCAGAACATGCCTACCTTGATCTGTTCAGAGTTGCAATATGCCACCTTGGGTATGAATGAAAAGCTTCTCTTGGAGCTTCAAAGTATTGGAATTTCCCCAGAATCAGTG CCTGAAATATTGCAAACAGATGATGAAGGAATTTGTGAGGATATCACTTGGTTAGAGGAGCATTGCCAAGGACAG ATCTCCAACAGGAAATGCTTGCTAGATCGGTTATTGAAATCGGCTTCAGTGACAaaagaacttcaagaaaa GGATTTTGAACAAAATGCTCTTGACAAACTTGTGATGATGGCTTATGAGAAATACATG GCTAGCCGGGGTCCTAGCTCATCAGGTGGGAAAAATGCAAGCAACAAAATCGCCAAGCAAGCTGCATTGGGATTTGTTAAACGAACATTGGAACGATGCCAACAATTTGAAGATACAGGCAAGAGCTGCTTCAATGAGCCTTTGTATAAGGATATGTTCCTTGCTGCTTCTTCCCAGCTAAGTATTGTTCGGCAATTAGATGGCATAGAGGCTGAATCCACAAAACCTTGTGCTTCCTTTTCTCTGGAAGCAAGAACTG CTTCCATGGGTTCACAGCAGAACCCTTCACAATTTAGTCAGAATATGAAAAATCATGATCTCGATTCATCAGATATTCTTCCTGCTATAAATGGTTCATCTGAACAAACTAGTGGGAAGGAAGATCTGTGGTCAAACAAGGTGAAGAAAAGGGAATTGTCCCTAGATGACGTTGGCGGTAGCATTGGTAGTTCAAGTGCTCCATCAGGTATTGGAAGTTCTCTATCAAATAGTACAAAAGGAAAGAGGAGCGAGAGAGACAGAGATGGAAAAGGACAGAGCAGAGAGGTGCTATCCAGAAATGGAACTACCAAAGTTGGTAGGCCAGCAATATCTAGTGCTAAGGGACAAAGGAAACTCAAAACAAAGCCTAAGCAGAAAGCAACTAAGCATTCTGTTTCTGTAAATGGCCTCCTTGGCAAGCTATCAGAGCAACCTAAAACAGCTTTGCCTTCCGTTTCAAAGTCTAACGAAATGTCTACTAACAGAACTCCCAAGGAGAAAGATGAGTTTGGCATGGGTGAATTTGATGACCATGAACCTATTGATTTGTCCAACTTGCAACTACCTGGAATGGATGTGCTTGGTGTTCCTGGTGATCTTGATGACCAAGGTGCTGATCTTGGTTCATGGTTGAATATTGAGGATGATGGATTGCAAGATCATGATGACTTTATGGGCCTTGAAATTCCCATGGATGACCTTTCAGACTTGAATATGATGGTTTGA